ATTGAGGTTGAAGGGATTCAAAGAAGCAGGAGTTGAAGATCCGATCCGGTACGCTCGACTGAATTGTTAGGATGGGCGATCCTTTCTTTCTTTTTCCCGCTCTGCAGTCATCTGTCTCATAGGCCTCCCTTGTTCGGGAGTTGGATCGGCCACCTCCCCCCGGATTTGCCGACCTTCGTGATCGCCGGGCAAATGCTCGGTGATCGGCAAACCGTCTCGGCGAACAAACAGCAGGCAATGGCAGTACTTATAAATCTGCATGTCATCACAAGGGCATATCCACGTGCGATGCTTAACTTCTTCTTCCTTGTCGGGATAGAAACGGCAGGGACATAGCGGCTTGTTGAATTGGTCAAGATGACTGGCGAGCCCAAGAATAACGCTTTCGGTTATCTCTTTATCGGGATGAGTCGTTGTTCCGGTCTTCGCTGTATAGGCAGCAACCAGCTTGCGAATTCGTTCGATACTCTTCTCTGAAGGCTGCTTCATATACTAATTGTGCTGGTCAGCATAGCACGGTCTTCTCTTTCAAATAACAGCGGCGATTGTGGATTACTCAATCTTATTCTTTATCGGCTTGATGGATTTGATGTAGTCCGCGATGGCGAGCGCGTCTTCGCGCTTCATGTTCTTGTAACCCGCCGCGACGACCTCGGCCATAAGACCCTGCACGTTGTCTAAATCCGGCTTGTTTCCGGTGAGAAGCAGCTCGGCGATTTCTTCTCGCTTCCATTCGCCGATGCCGGTCTCTTTGTCCGGAGTGATATTGGGAATCGCCTCCCCGAAAGGCCCCTTCTTTGTTCCAGCGAGATAGAAGGAGCGGACGGGCGCCATAAAGAAATTTCGCGGGGTATGGCAATCGCCGCACACAGAGACATGCTCCACCAGATAGCGTCCTCTTTCAACGCCGCTCTTAGGAGCCGTTGCAGGAGAATCATAGAAAAGGCCGAACAGCTTCAGCCATAGAGGCGTGACCAGCGGGCGAAAAATACGAACGTAGACCGGCGGCCTGAAGTTCTCCTTGCGCACCGGCTTCAGAGTTCTGAGATACGCGATCAGCGCTCTCAAGTCCTCCTCCGCCATGCCCGAGTAAGCTCCGTAGGGCATGACGGGCAAAAGCTTCTCGCCGTTGCGGCGAATGCCCTTGATCATCGCATCGTGAATCTGTTGATCCGACCAATTTCCCAGACCGGTATCTTTGTCCGCAGTCAGATTGGTCGAGTAAACCTTTGCCATCGGCACCGGGAACTCACGGCCTCCTGCATAGGGAGTTCCCTTGGGTGGCGTGTGACAGGCGCAGCCTCCCGCCACGGAAAAAATGTATTGCCCCCTCTCTACCAGATTGCCGCTCGTTTCCTGAGAGCGGGCCTCGGCGAAGCCCAGCGCAAGAAGAAGCAGGAGTAAAAAGAATCGCGCTGAAAGACTCATGATCGGTGAGCGAGGCCGGCGCGGATTCTCTGATCCAGAAACTTGAGGACGGCGTAAGCGGCTTCGTTGATCGGAGCTTTTTTTCCTTTTTCGCGGAGCAAACGAACGACGATTCCATTCAAGGCTTCGTACTCCAGCGGCTTCCGCGCCTCCAAGTCTTGCAACATCGAGGGCTTGAAGTTTCCCAGAGTCTTCGAGAAAGCGAACGTCTCTTCGATAACCGACGGGGCCAGCTCTATTCCCGCAGAGCGCGCCGCTTCCCTGACCTCTTCCATGCAATCCGCGGCCAGCTTCTTCAAAGAATCCGATTCGAGGATCTCCCTGACGTTCGCGCGGGCTAGACAGGAGATCGCGCAAAAGGGAGCGTTCCAGACGAGCTTGGTCCACATGACTTTGCGGATTTCGCTGCTGAGCGCGCAGGGAATCTCAGCGCCGGACAACACTTGCTCGACTCTTTTTGCCGTCTCGCTCGTTTGTCCATCCAAATCTCCCAGGACGATGCGTCCGCCCGCTCTATGCTCTAATTTTCCGGGTGCCGCGACGGCCGCGCCAAGGTAAACGACCGCGGCTAAAACACGCGCTTTGCCCCAGCGCGCGGCGATCTTGTCGGGATTATCGATGCCGTTTTGCAGAGACAGAACCACGGTTTTCTCGCCGATCATAGGCGCCAGTTTAACCGCCGCGTCTTCCGTGTCGAAGGATTTTACGCAGAAGAGAACGAGATCCACCGAGCCGATTTCACTGGGATCGGAAGTAAAAAGCGCTCGGATATGGAGATCGCCCTGAATGCTTTTTACTTTCAGTCCCTCTTTGCGCATCGCGTCGAGATGGCTGCCGCGCGCGATGAAGGCAACGTTTTGTCCCGCGGCGGCGAGACGCGCGCCGAAGTATCCGCCCACGGCGCCGGCGCCCATCACCGCGATGCGCATTTTTTGAGCCGGGGCCATTGCTTCGAAACTCTAATAAGGCGAGAGGCGGAAGGCAAGAGGCGGAAGGCAAGAGGCGCGAGCCGCAATGCGCCTCGCGATTTTAGCTTTCTCGTTCGATATGATATGAACCAACCAACGATGGAAAAGATCGATCCGCTGCCGGACCACCTGCGCCTGCAGCGCTTTGCGATCGGACAACAGGTCCGGTTCCGCGACAAGCCGTGTACGGTTTTGCGCCGGACGACGCTGGCGTCCGGCGAGCCGGCCGTGGTGCTCGTCTGCGGCCAAGAACAATTCGAGATCGGCGCCACTCAGTTTCTTGCCGCCGTTAAACCGTGAGTTGAACGCCGCCCTTCGTCTAAGGAGAAAAAATGGGGAAGCTACCGCTCACCGTGGCCTGTTGGGATTACGACCGGACCCGGGCGCTTCAAGACGGCCGGGTTCAAGTCGAAGGCGTCGAGCTGACCTACCTGCCGCTTCGCGTCGAAGAGACTTTCTGGCGCATGCTCCGCTATGGTGAGTTCGATGCCGCCGAGCTGTCCATGGGATCCTATTTGATGGCGCGCGAGAAAGGATTTCCCAAGCTGATCGCGATTCCGGTTTTTCCCTCGCGCGCCTTCCGCCACTCCTGCATCTACATCAACACCGGGGCGGGCATCCAAGAGCCGAAAGATCTCGCCGGCAAGCGGGTCGGCGTGCCGGAATATCAGATCACGATGGCGATCTGGGCGCGCGGGATCTTGCAGCACGAGTACGGCGTGAAGCCGGAGCAGATGAAATGGTTCACCGGCGGCGAAGAACATCCCGGACGCGAGGACAAGGTGAAGCACGATCTGCCGAAGACGATCGACATCCGGCCGATCGGCCCTGAGCAGACATTATCTTCGATGCTGGAGCGGGGAGAGATCGACGCGATGATCTCGGCGCACATGCCTTCGCCGTTCGTGCGCCGCTCGCCCAAGGTGGGAAGGCTGATTCCGAATTTTGTCCAGGTGGAAAAGGACTACTACCGGCGGACGAAAATTTTCCCGATCATGCACACCGTCGCTTTACGGGAAGAGTTCTACGAGAAAAATCCCTGGGTGGCGCAGAGCCTGTGCAAAGCCTTCGCCGAATCGAAGCGGATCTGTCAGGAAGCGATGTACGAGTTTTCCGCTCTCAAGTATATGCTCGCCTGGTCGATCGCGGAGATGGAGGAAGAGCGGGAGATTTTCGGCGCGGGCGAGCTTTGGCCCTACGGATTGGAAGCCAACCGCCACGTGCTGGAAACTCTCGTGCAATACGCCAACGAGCAAGGTCTCATCAAGAGCCGCCTGGACTTGAAGAGCCTCTTCGTGCCCAGTACACTGGATGAGTTCAAGATATAAAAAGAAGGGATCGATTACATCTTTGAACTCAATCCAAAATCGAAAGTCTAAGCAAAGATATTTGAAATTTTCAGTTGAAATTTGGGTTACGGAATCGGCAAAGAGTTGACTCGCGCAAAGACGCTAAGCACGCCAAGTTCGGAAAAAAGCAAATATTTTACTTTGCGTCTTGGCGTCTTGGCGTCTTGGCGGGAGAATCTTTGTTGAAGTTGTTTTGTCGAACATTGAACAGGTAAGAATCTAAAGTCCAAAATTCTTAAAGATCATGGCCGATGAAAAAACCCCGCCGGCGGAAGAGGTCAAGTGGTGGATCGACCGCGGACCGGTCAAAGAGCGAGAGAAGGCGGAGGCGCTCGGACGCGGCATCATCGAGAAGTGGACCTATGAGCTGCTGAAGGACTACAAGCAGGAGCAGGCGGTCCGAAACGTCGTCGATATCAATCCCCGAACGTTGAAAGAACTCTCTCAGGCGCCGCTCGGCTGGAACTACGTTTCGCTGGGAGTGGGAAGCTACCCGGCCGATAAATTGGACAAGATCAAGCAGACGGTGCAACTCCCGGCGGGCGCAAGGGCGCTGCTGATCGACGCGGGTTATTCGGTCAGGCTTCTCATCACCGGAGAGCCGGTCGGCGAAAGATTGATCGACGTCAACTTTACCGAAGGACCGTCTTTAGATTATTGGGTTAACAACGAGCTGATCGAAGAGAAGCTTTTTCGCAGCGTAGACGCAGCTCTTCAGGAACTTCGCTCTACTATCCGCGGTTATTTGACCGCGCCGAAGTTAGATTGAACAAACCGCGATCCCAATTCATCCTTCATCCTTCCGCTTTCATCCTTGCATTTTACCGGCAGCCGCAGGTCTGCGGCGTGCAAGCGCAGCCCCCGCCGGCTCCGGCCGCGCCTCTCGTGTCTCCGGGCAAGAAGGCGGATAGCAGCCGCTCAACGCGGGAGCCCGCGCACGAAGGACAGGAGACCGCCTCCTCTGCCGTTCGAACAAGCTCCTCAAAATCTTTGTCGCAACTCCGGCAATGATATTCGTAAATCGGCATGGGCCTACCTTTCGGCTAACCTTTCGGTCCGCTCCGCACGGTCGCGTGACTAGCGGCCGGCTCGGGGCTTAGTGGAATGAGGCTCGTGATCTCGAGGCCATAGCCGGAGAGCCCGACGAGATTTTTACGGTTGTTGGTGAGGAGCCGCATCTTTCTCACGCCCAAATCGCGCAGAATCTGCGCGCCGATCCCGTACTCGCGAAAATCCGCGTGGTAGATGAACGACGGATTGATGTCGGTCTTTTGTTTGCCGCCCACGGTTGGATACATCATCCGCGCGGGACGCGAGGCTTTTCCCTCCGTCTGTAAGTACAAAATCACACCCTTGCCTTCCCTGGCAATCGCCTGCATGCAGTGTTGAATCACGGCGCCCGTGTTGAGAAATTCGAACCCGAACACGTCTCCCGGAATGTATTTGGAATGGACCCGAACCAACGTCTCTTCGCTGGGGCTGATCTGGCCTTTGATGAGAGCCAGGTGCTCGCTCTGGTCCACGTGGGTATTGTACACCACGGCCTGGAAGTCGCCGCCGAATTTAGTCGGCAGACGCGCGGAGCCGACTTTGTAAACCAGAGAGTCGTTTTGCAGGCGGTACTGGATGAGATCGGCGATCGTGACGACTTTGAGATCGTGCTCGGCGGCGAATTTTTCCAGGTCGGGGAGGCGCGCCATGCTGCCGTCGTCGTTCATGACCTCGCAGATCACTCCGGCGGGCCTTAGCCCCGCGAGACGCGCCAGATCTACCGAGCCCTCGGTCTGTCCGGCGCGCACCAAAACACCGCCGGTCCTGGCCCGGAGGGGAA
The sequence above is drawn from the Candidatus Binatia bacterium genome and encodes:
- a CDS encoding ferredoxin-thioredoxin reductase catalytic domain-containing protein, giving the protein MKQPSEKSIERIRKLVAAYTAKTGTTTHPDKEITESVILGLASHLDQFNKPLCPCRFYPDKEEEVKHRTWICPCDDMQIYKYCHCLLFVRRDGLPITEHLPGDHEGRQIRGEVADPTPEQGRPMRQMTAEREKERKDRPS
- a CDS encoding cytochrome c — protein: MSLSARFFLLLLLLALGFAEARSQETSGNLVERGQYIFSVAGGCACHTPPKGTPYAGGREFPVPMAKVYSTNLTADKDTGLGNWSDQQIHDAMIKGIRRNGEKLLPVMPYGAYSGMAEEDLRALIAYLRTLKPVRKENFRPPVYVRIFRPLVTPLWLKLFGLFYDSPATAPKSGVERGRYLVEHVSVCGDCHTPRNFFMAPVRSFYLAGTKKGPFGEAIPNITPDKETGIGEWKREEIAELLLTGNKPDLDNVQGLMAEVVAAGYKNMKREDALAIADYIKSIKPIKNKIE
- a CDS encoding 2-dehydropantoate 2-reductase, whose amino-acid sequence is MAPAQKMRIAVMGAGAVGGYFGARLAAAGQNVAFIARGSHLDAMRKEGLKVKSIQGDLHIRALFTSDPSEIGSVDLVLFCVKSFDTEDAAVKLAPMIGEKTVVLSLQNGIDNPDKIAARWGKARVLAAVVYLGAAVAAPGKLEHRAGGRIVLGDLDGQTSETAKRVEQVLSGAEIPCALSSEIRKVMWTKLVWNAPFCAISCLARANVREILESDSLKKLAADCMEEVREAARSAGIELAPSVIEETFAFSKTLGNFKPSMLQDLEARKPLEYEALNGIVVRLLREKGKKAPINEAAYAVLKFLDQRIRAGLAHRS
- a CDS encoding PhnD/SsuA/transferrin family substrate-binding protein; this encodes MGKLPLTVACWDYDRTRALQDGRVQVEGVELTYLPLRVEETFWRMLRYGEFDAAELSMGSYLMAREKGFPKLIAIPVFPSRAFRHSCIYINTGAGIQEPKDLAGKRVGVPEYQITMAIWARGILQHEYGVKPEQMKWFTGGEEHPGREDKVKHDLPKTIDIRPIGPEQTLSSMLERGEIDAMISAHMPSPFVRRSPKVGRLIPNFVQVEKDYYRRTKIFPIMHTVALREEFYEKNPWVAQSLCKAFAESKRICQEAMYEFSALKYMLAWSIAEMEEEREIFGAGELWPYGLEANRHVLETLVQYANEQGLIKSRLDLKSLFVPSTLDEFKI
- a CDS encoding zinc ribbon domain-containing protein — protein: MPIYEYHCRSCDKDFEELVRTAEEAVSCPSCAGSRVERLLSAFLPGDTRGAAGAGGGCACTPQTCGCR
- the ribB gene encoding 3,4-dihydroxy-2-butanone-4-phosphate synthase, whose amino-acid sequence is MAIATIEEAIDEIRRGRMVVLMDDKNRENEGDLCMAAEKVTPDAINFMARYGRGLICLTLTEERVKHLGLPMMVSENTSPFGTAFTVSIDATEKVTTGISAADRAQTILVATADNAVPEDLVTPGHMFPLRARTGGVLVRAGQTEGSVDLARLAGLRPAGVICEVMNDDGSMARLPDLEKFAAEHDLKVVTIADLIQYRLQNDSLVYKVGSARLPTKFGGDFQAVVYNTHVDQSEHLALIKGQISPSEETLVRVHSKYIPGDVFGFEFLNTGAVIQHCMQAIAREGKGVILYLQTEGKASRPARMMYPTVGGKQKTDINPSFIYHADFREYGIGAQILRDLGVRKMRLLTNNRKNLVGLSGYGLEITSLIPLSPEPAASHATVRSGPKG